The Neurospora crassa OR74A linkage group I, whole genome shotgun sequence genome segment TATCCCCGAAACCAAGTTCCCTCTTTCGCCCAACCGCGAGAAACGCCGAACGCAATTCCGCAAGCTCGACTCTCTATCGACGGGCATCCGCGGTCTCCAAGCCAAGCTGGCACTATTGCGTGAAGAATCCGAGAAAGCACTCAACGAAGCCGACGACATCTCTGAAGTTGGTTTCGACCTCCTGTCGCAATACGAGTCCATTGGCCAAGACCTCAAGATGCTGCAGCAAGCCTGGGAGGATGGCAAGGCTGCCCTAGCATCGGGAATCGACCGCAACGAGAAACGTATTTCGTCTATGAGCATGCTGTACTCGCCTGCTACCTCTCTAAGCGGGTTGACCACTGTCGGCGAAGAGAACGAAACCGGCGGCGGAGCGGAGGATGCGCTGAAAGCGCTCACCGGGGAGACGTCTCCCACACGAAACTCCTCGCCAAGTCCCAACGAGCCGGATGTGTTTGAGGCGGTTGCGCTATCGGCTCGGCCCAGGAGTATGCTGACCAGGGAAGAGAGATTGGTGAAAAtgaaagaggagagagagatgagGGCAATGCAGAGAGAGAAGGCGGAAGCGAGTAGGGGCATGTTGaaggagttggagatggtGATTAATCTGAGGCCGAAGAGACATACAACCATGGGACCAGGCGGGGGAAACGGCAGGAGTGCGGCGCCGACGAGGATTTCTTTATGACGACAGACAAACTCTGCGGCATTCGCGCTGTCTTTCTTTcgggtttcttttctttgacCACTATAATCTTACATGGCATCAAGGCATTGCGCGCAGACAAAAGAGAGGGGcgaacaacaacgacgagaAGGTCAGCTTGCCAGTTTTCTTGaaaagcaacaacagcaacaacaacaacaactttgGGTAGAATGGCGTTTTGACGGACATACAGACCATGGGAACATTTGAAAGCTGGGGCAGGCAAGCGAGCAATGTGGGACACAGAATTTAACGGCGTTTACACAGTTTATACAGACGATCTTGGGCGGGCATTCTGTAACAAATTCTTTTTTGAGTTGGGGGAGGGTGTAAGATAGGTGAAATAATGTAATAATCAAAATATATTGGAGAATGGAGGTAGAACAGAGTTCGCGCAGAAATGAGGGAGTCGAATAGTTGAAGTCATATCATCGGAACTTGAAGTGAGCAGCATACCTTTGGTTCGACATTGCCGTCGAGACACGATCCAAACAGAAAGAGGGGATTCAGGGCGACAGCTCCCACTGAAAACGCGAAGATTGCGCCTGAAAGCGGACTAACAGCGCTGGAGAACGGGACCGTGCACCGGGAGCTAGCCTGAAGCGGTAAATCAATTAAGCCTAACCCCGGCTCAGCGCGTTTAGCTGCCATTAGCAGGCGCGTCAAGTCGCGAAGTGGGTGTCCCGGCACCACCTGTGGTATTGGTGGTTCCTCTCTTTTTATCGTCCATTGCCTGCCTGTTGCAGCTTTTTGAACAAAACCATAACTCTTCCCAAATCCAaatcttttcttctctcttctttcttcgtcAAACCACGAGCGCCTCTCTCTCCCGAAAGTGATACCCAGCGCGCGCATattttcttccctctttgtctttttttcccccgtCGAGTTCGGTAATTCACATCCATCAGTATGTCGTCTCTGTCTGAGCGTGAAGCTGCCTGCTCGCTTGCTCGCTGGCCCGGCACTAGGAAGAAAAGCTGGAGAACTGGAGTGATGGGTTGCTGACTGGAGGACTaccacaacaacagaaaTGCTTGAAGCACGGTTGGAGCAGGCGTCGATCCTGAAGAAGGTATGTCATGTCCTCTTCCTGTCAAGTGCTGTCTGTTTCCTTTCCCAGCTAGAAGACCCCCACTAACTCTgtcatgatgatgacgatgatgtccAGGTCGTCGACGCCATCAAGGACCTCGTGCAGGACTGCAACTTCGACTGCAACGACTCGGGCATCGCCCTGCAAGCCATGGACAACTCGCACGTCGCGCTCGTGTCCATGATGCTCAAGACGGAGACCTTCTCGCCCTTCCGGTGCGACCGCAACATTGCGCTCGGCGTCAACCTGACGTCGCTGACCAAGGTGCTCCGCGCCGCCCAGAACGAGGACATCCTGACGCTCAAGGCCGAGGACGCGCCCGACGTGCTCAACCTCGTCTTCGAATCTTCCGAAAACGACCGTATCTCCGAGTACGACCTCAAGCTCATGGACATTGACCAGGAGCACCTGGGCATTCCGGATACCGAGTACGCGGCCACCATCAGCATGCCGTCTTCTGAGTTTAAGCGCATCACCACCGACCTCATGGCCATGAGCGAGAGCGTCAACATTGAGGCGAGCAAGGACGGCGTCAAGTTTAGCTGCCAGGGCGACATTGGCAACGGCAGCATTACCCTCCGCCAGCACACCAACGTTGATAAGCCCAGCGAGAATATCGAGATTGAGTTGAGCGAGCCGGTTTCCCTCACGTTCTCGCTCAAGTACCTGGTCAACTTTTGCAAGGCGAGCGCGCTGTCGAGCACGGTCAAGATCTGCCTCTCCAACGAGGTGCCCCTTTTGGTCGAGTACAACATTTCGGCTAGCAGCTACTTGAGGTTCTATCTTGCGCCCAAGGTATGTCTTTGTTTGTCATTTTCTGGGTGGTTGTTTTCTGTCAGGCGTGATGCTAACTGGTTCTGATTCACAGATTGGCGACGAGGAGTAAACGCCCCATTTACCTCCAACAACCGAACCACATCTTTGTTACGAACACCACGAAACTATGCCTTCATGTATACCTCGAGTTGCTATAAAAtcatggggaggaggagaattgCAAGTCATGTAGAAGATAAGGGGTGATGCAgtgatgagaagaagaaaagggatatgaagaaaaagaaatctGTGTTTTTGAAAGAGTCTGGCActagtacactacacacaaATGTTTTAGAGGGCGTTTTGTTCTTTCTGCTGCGAAGATGAATGTTTAGGGGAGACGACGAGGTGTCAATGATTATTGCGATGGCCTCCAACAACACACCTTCACCAAGGAACCCGATGCTGTTGtcgtttccttttttttttttttttttttttttttttttgtctgaTGGTTTCTAACATTGATATCGGCAAACTGTCCTCCCTGTATCACTATGGTAATCATCGCTTCTCGGGAGTTCAGCTTGGCGTTGAAAGTAGGTATCTCAGAAGTGGGTTCAATCACAAGTACACCAGTACTGACATCACCACTTCCCGTCAGTCGGCGTGTTTTCCAGAAATCTTCCACCCgactgttttttttttttttttttttttttttttttttttttttttttttttttttttttttcatccgATGAAGTTCCTGGTGTTCACCAGCTTCCCCACATTGTTCATTCAATGTATGTAACTTACCTACCCACCACCTGCGTGACGTCCCCTCCCGCCTACAACAGCCCAGGGCCCGGGGCGCGCCCAGCAGCTGAATGGACTCCGCATTCAAGTTGCCCCTAACCCGCCCTGCAGGAAACTTTTTGGCGGGGCATGGGTGGTTcctggggaaaaaaaaaagagtcaTTGACTGGCCGGCCCTGTGCCATGACCGTTAGCGGCGAATTTCTGGACCATTCGAGGACTCGAATCAAGATGTGGGCAAATGGGTGGCACGAGAGGGCGATATCGCAGTTTATTTGATTGATGATACTATTTCCAATTGATCGAATCTTTCGGCTATATacggtcttcttctttcaccgctgactgactgactagGTCTAGAGTCAGACTCACTTGGTGTGTCACAGTGTTGCTTGCTTAGTTCTTTTTCCGGAATCTTTCCTCCATCTTTTCTTGACCCGGTGATCATCCACTGGCAGTCCTTCCTCGGACTTCTTCTGCGAGTTCGAGACAGACCTAGTTCCTtttgacaacaacaaacattCTCTACATCGTTTAACTTTGGCACCAGTTCTCAACATATCGTCGAGATTTCAAGCGGCCGACTATTTTTTACAGAGACGATTTATATCACCGAATTGACAGACCGTTCGTTGAATCGCCAGCTCGGCTTACTCGGCTTAcgtacctctctctaccaACGATCGAGATCCTTTGCGCCGCCACTCTACGTCGTAGGACATCTACCGAACATAACCAATTCGAACGAAGGAGGTCTCTACAACAAGTCTCGAGCTCGATCTTTCCTCTACAACAACCAAAAGCCGAATCGCATACAAAGTACTCTACCAAGGTCACCATGAGCGACGGAGAGCCTCCAGTCCCCGACACCCGCGTGTTGGCGGTCGCCAGCCATGTAAGTCTACTTCTCCTTTTCAATTAATACCAGGTTAAATCAATTGCTGACTGGGAGTGTTCAGGTTGTCTCTGGGTAAGTTCCGATTTACCTACAAGCTTTGCGCCGGCCTCCCCCGATGACGACTAGAACAGCCGAGCCCCAACCAGACAagacgagacgagacgagacgaaagggaaaagaataaaaagaagaagaagagaaaggcatTGGCTAACATCAATGTGTCTTCCCTCAGCTACGTAGGCAACAAAATCGCCGTCTTCTCCATGCAATCCCTTGGCTGCGACGTCGCCGCCCTCAACACGGTGCAGTTCAGCAACCATACGGGCTACCGCCAATTCACCGGCACGCGCGTGTCCGCTTCCGAAATCACCGACCTCTACCGCGGTCTCAAACAGTCCTACCTCGATGACTTTGATATGATGCTGTCCGGATACGTCCCCGGTGCTCCAGCGCTGGAAGCCGTGGGGGAGATAGCGAAAGAACTTAAGGAAAAGGCTCAAGCGCGCGGGAAGCCTGGATCTTTCTTTTGGGTGCTGGACCCCGTGATGGGCGATAACGGCAGTCTGTACGTCGCGCAGGATGTGGTGCCGGTATATAAAGGGCTGGTGCAGTACGCAGACCTGATACTCCCGAACCAATTCGAGGCCGAGTGCGtacctttcttttcttcccctttccccttccctctcttcttgttgttgggttATTAATCTAACAGATAACAGACTCCTATCAGAAGTCAAAATAGTCGACATGCCCTCCTTAACCCGCGCCATCTCCGTCCTGCACGAGCGCTACGCCATCCcgcacatcatcatcacttccGTCTCCCTTCCCGACGCTGCTACTaccgtctcctccaccatGCCCAACTCCGTACCCGGCTCTTCGGCGCCCACACCAACaccccaagaagaaggccaaggccaatCGCAACCGCCCCGCACCAAGACCCTCAGCGTAGTGGGCTCAACAATGACTTCTGCCCGCCAACCGCGCGCGTTTCAGATTAGCTTCCCCGCCATCGACTGCTACTTCTCCGGAACGGGCGATATGTTTTCCGCTTTGATGCTTGTGCGCATGCGAGAAGCGGTGTATAACACTGAAGGAGACTTGACAGAACGGGAATCGTGGTTGTCAGATGACTCAGTGGACGCGCTGGACTTGCCGCTTGCCAAGGCGGCGGAGAAGGTGTTGGCGAGTATGCATGAGGTGTTGACGAAGACGGCGGAGGGGATGAAGGGGAGGGTGCAGAGGGCTAAGGGGTTTGTGGATGAACAGCTTCAACGAGAGAAGGCGATGACGGATGGGGTTAATGGGTGTGGACATGCGAATGGCAATGGGACGACAGATCAGGATGGGCATGTGGATAAGAAACCTAGGCTGGATTCAAcacagacgacgacgacgacgacgacgacgaatggTAATAGCGATGGtggcgaagatgaggaaaagACGGAAGAGAggataaaagaagaagaagaacgaaggaggagaaaacaAGTGGAGGAAgcggaaaaggaagaagaagtgcaggcgaggaagaggttacATTTGATGAAGAGTAAGGCGGCCGAGTTGAGGCTGGTCAGGCATTTGGATAGCTTGAGGCATCCCAAGGTGGAGTTTAGGGCTAGGAGGATAGAGTGCTCTTAGTTTTTTGGGGGGGATCTGCTTGGGTGTGGAATTAATATCTTTGCGAGAGGGAGAGCGAGGAATAGAAGGGGTGTGGGATGACGGGATCAGCATTGGATAGCGGGAGTTATAATTGATCTGCTGCTGGTGAGCGAGGCGCTATTCTATTCTATTCTACCATAGAAGCTAGATTAGAGCATGGGCATAGCATTGCGGGAGATTTTGGGGGGTTAGACTATTTGGTTGATGTCTCAATCAAGAGTGTATATTACACCATACACGCTTCATACATCAAGAATTGGGTCGATACAGAAGGGTTGTAGAGTCTTGATTTGAAAGGAACCATTAGAGCTTGCCTGATCATACCTCCGCTGCCCGTCAAGCCGTTCGTTCGTCCTTATTCATTTCACCATTCATGTATCACCGAGATTtatgtccatgtccaccaATCCGAAGTATCATATGCATTTCATACCTTTCAATTCCTCTGCGAAATTTCCCAAAAACGCCGTCCATCTATATCGCTTCATACCCCTAACccacttttcttttcttttcttctgttttcttttcttttcttttcttgctTTCTTAGTTCTTCATCTGCTCCCCAACACCAGAACCAACGCCTGTACTCCCGAACCCGCCCGCGCCTCTGACGCTCTCCTCCAGCTGTTCGACTTCGACCACCTCGGGGGTATAGATGCGTTCGAGAACCAGCTGCGCGACGCGATCGCCCTCGTTGACGACAAAGTCCACGTCCGAGTGGTTGAACAGGAGAACCTTGACTTGGCCGCGGTAGTCGGCGTCGATGACGCCGGCGCCAACGTCAATGAAGTTCTTGGCTGCTAGGCCGGAGCGGGGGGCGATGCGGCcgtcttttgtttttttggaAAGGTTCGTGTTAGCGAGAATTCTGAGGGCagaagagagggaagagagggcaaaaaaagggaagggaaaaggagggggggagggagggaaggagagagaagagtaggaaatggaagggaagggaagggaaggaaggggggaaaagCGAGCGAAGCGAGGACACCCCCGGAGGGCCTCCACGGAGTGGCCACCGGAGGTACACCCGAAGGAAATACATaaagacaagaaaaaaagtaaacagagaagaagagggcagGTAGGaataagaaaagaaaacgtACAAGTGCCAGCAGGAACAGCCATGGAAATATCCGTTTCCACCAGACCCTTGCCGCGCGCAGGGATCGTAGTCTCCTTGGAAGCGTAGATGTCGTAACCAGCAGCGAAGGCGGAGCCGCGCGTAGGCAGACGGGCCTTGTCTGATAGCTTCTTgatgaggagaggaggggccTGGTCGACCTTGGTAACGGGAGTCTGGGTATCGGCAGTcatggtggcggcggtagtagtggcggcagtggtggtttgggaggaggaatcAGCGGAGGTCTTGATGCGCTTggcgggaggggaggaggtagtaggttcggtggtgccggtggtcATTGGGGTGATGGTTGCGAAGAAGTGTTCgaatgtggtggtggtttgggaaACAATTGAAAGAGAAGCAGAAGTGGAACGAGAGAGGAGAAGACGGCGGGCAACAAACATTGATTTGCTGCTGcgcgagggaggaggaggaggaggaaacgcAGCTGTTTCAATGGTGGGGAGGCGGCAACACTGCAGCTGAGGCGCAAAAGCAAAAGCTCAGCCAGAGCTGAATGAATGTAAGCGCGTTGGGTGACGCGTCGGTCGGACGCGTAAATTGATCGATTCCAGGGGTCCAAAATCTCTTGGCCAGTGCGTTGCCTGCCGGGAGAATGGCTTGAGGTAAGGCAACAGAAGcgaagatggtgatgaagttGAAGCCCAAGGAAAGGTGTGTAACCTCAAAAGATCGACTCGAGCCAGATACCGTAGATATTCCACGATGATAGACTTCCATGACCGTGGCTGCCCTAATCATCCAACTCCCTCCCAAAATccaccaacctcaacctcgtaGCATCCCTCGGGTGGAAAACAGCCACCTTGCTCCTGACCAAAaacctcgccgccgccgtctccCTCTCGATCTTCACGTATGCTGCCGAGCTATCCCCTCCAGCATCCATGCTCTTATTCAGCAGTTTCTCAATCAAGCTCCTCATCTCCGCTCCCGCCGCACTCGCCtcatccctctccctctttctcttgccAGTACCCTGTCTCCCCTCTTGCTGGTCATTTTGGGCACCCCAAATCTCATCAATCCTCCTCTGCCTTCCATtcccatcttctccttcatccgtcttcttcgccttAGCCTTCTTCAACTTGCCCCTCGCGTTAAACCCCGCCTCCAGATCATCAGCATCCAAATCCATCATCTCTCCTACCACCGGCCCGCCCATTTCCTCCGCTGCCAGCAAGGGGCCAAGGTACTCCTCAATAAACCAGTTCAACTCTCTGACAAGCTTCTTTGTCTCCTCATCGTATCTGTTCCGCTCCCCTTCCATCTTTTCCAGTTCCTCTTTCGCTAGCTCCTCGGGCGTCATCTCCTTCTTTGCTTCCATCCCTTTCCTGAGCAATTCGACGCGAGCCTGAAGAGCTTCTTGGAGCTCCTTCTGCTCGCGGACTTCGGTCTTCAAGTTTTCGAGGTGGCGCTTTTGCTGGTCGAGgagggtggaagaagaggagaggtaaGAGTTGGTTTGGGTGATGGTTTGACTGGTTTTGCGGATAGCGAGCAGGGCAGGGAGGACGGAGTctgggaaggggaggaggggagttgGGTCCGACTCGGCGAGGGAGGTGTAGGCGCGGGTTAGGAGGTGcatggaggagagggggttgaggggtggtggtgatccATTTTGGGCAATGTTTTGTTTTAGCTGTGAATGTGTTATTAGTGAGTAAAAAAGGGGGTTTGTTGACATGACATGGGGCTCGGCTCACCTCATTCAAAGTCGCCTCGGCTTCTGCCGTCATTCGCTTGAGTTCGCGAATGGTTCGTTCTAGGTTCGCTTCATGCACAGGATCCTTGACGCGACCACCGCTACCGTTGCTTGAGTCTGTGGCAGTGGATCCTTGGATGATGCCTTccatggtgttggtgttgttggttgttgacATGGCCGGCTCTCCGAAGCCTTGTTGGCCTAGTTGGCTCAAAGGGTGGCAAGTGAGGAAAACCTAAGCGGGACACGGTATCACAGCGTGGAGTAGTGAGAAGTGACGGAGTATGAGAAAATGTTGCACTTGCAAGCAGGTATCGGTTTATTGGTGTACAACGTCCGGAACGAGAATTTGGCAACTAGTGCCACGTTCATGAAAAGTGTGTGTTCCACCCGGATATGTCCAGCAGCCGGGATGAATGAAGCTCAAAACACGGCTTCCCGTATTACGAATTGTTTTCCGATGAGGAGTTCAGTCGACAGCCAACCATGAAGCTCTCGCCGAAGCCTGAGTGAATACGCGCCCGTTTGTTTTCGTCGACGGCGTTCAAGGCAATCAACCTGATTGGGATGAAACCACCAaaataacaacaaccacaacaacaacgtgATGGTTCACTGGTCTGTTGTTTCTCTCGTCGGATGTGTCTCGATGGTATTGTTAAATACGCCGTAACACCGTGTTACTGTATTACAGCAGCAATGCCGGTGTTCAGTTGCAGGCAGCAAGCATTGAACGCCTGAGCTTGCTTGGTGGTGCAGTGGTTGAAGAACTGTGAAGCAGAAAGTGGAAGTGCTGAAATCGGATCGCAGCTTCTCTCGCTCGGGTGGCCTGGATCCACAGAGCTCGGATGCCTTGGCAACTGGGCCGCTGGGCCGCTGGGCGTTGGGCAAGGAGACACCTGAGCTGGGGTTGCATGCTGGGCTGCGGCGCCGTCCAGGAAACCCATGCACCAACTCCCGTCTTTCCAGCTCTACAGTGAACTAGCTTCTGCCCAAGACCGGCAGAGCGGCTGTGCAGGTGGCAAGCGAAACTTGAGCAGCTGGCCTCAAGCGAGCTTACAGCCGCCAAACGCACACCGGGCCGTCACCTGAGGCTGTTGAGTTGGCCTGTGGCCCGTGGCAGGTCGCGTCGGTTGAGGCTACGGCCGGTTGCTGATCCTGCTCAGGCCCAGGCGGGACCCTCAGGTTTCATCAAGCCATCTCCCTTCCACTCCACAATTCCAAACTGAACCAAACCTCTCGCGAGacattccacttccacttccacttcacttccactttctcCCCCCAACAGCCACTCACCACCTGGCAACCCTTTCCTTCTCGACCACAcccctcgtcgtcgtcgtcatctcctcctctcgTCATCTCGCTGACTTGAGCCATCCCATCACTTGTTTTTttgtcctctttttttttcttttttctcttctgaAGATTCTGCAGGCTTGTTGGGTTCTCCTTTGCCACGACCACCGACACGCGCCATCACCACGTCGTCGAAAAAGAAGTCGACCGCCCACCGCACTCCTCCATCTACACACACCCGGATCGACGCTCCAAAGTGTGTCCCCCGGTCAAATCCACGATCTGCTATCGGTAGCTACAGCCGGATCTCGGATACCCTGGGCTAGCAGTAAAAGACTGGCGTGCTTCGTCTCCAGTGCTTGACAAGCGAAAGAAGGTTTGAGATACCAGAAGTGCTTCTACTCTCTTCTTCCGTACCAAACAAAAGGGCAATCCGTCATCACCTCCGTCTactctaccaccaccaccaccaccactaccaccacctacTCTACTACTCTACTACGTACCTCACTCACCTTCTTCCTTGCTCAACCACCTCTACTACCTGCCTACTCTTTGCGCCTCGCCCTTGCCGCataacatcaccaccaactcccCGGACAAGGCTTCACCAACACTGCAAGATCAAGCAATCCAGCGATAggcctccttcctcccataCTACTTcgagcaccagcaccagcaccggTTTCCGTCCCGTCGATCCTCTCTCTGATCGGCCCCTCCCGAgcaaccaccacttccaACACCCTGAGAGCGCAGTCCCGACCCCTTCAACCGCACCtccactacactacaccagcACGTTTTCCTTCGAAAACCCCCAAGGTGTAGATAAAACAAGTTCGATAATTCAAGAAGAATATTCATCTCGCGCGACCACGACTTCTTCATCGAGACGTGATTATTACCTGACTTTtagctcgctcgctcgcaacaacaacaacaacaaccatgtCCGCCTCGCCACAGCCCACCCAGTCCGCTAAGCGGCCCCTGGACGAGTCCTCTTCGCCCTCTCGCAACGACCAGCCCGAGGCCAAGAGGCTCGCTCTCGACAAGGTTGTCAAGGACGCCcaagaggaggttgaggctcCCGTTCCCGAAGACAGCCACAATGCCGACGAGACTGCCGGCTCCGCCACCCCCACTCCCGCCCCCGAGTCCAACGGCACCAAGGTGAAGGGAGACAAGTCGGAGGGTCAGGATGCCCAGGGTGACACAGTTGTCCCCGATGCTCCCCAGAGCAAGGCAACCAAGGACCACGGTGCTCGCAGCCGCGCTCAGCCCCCTGTCTCTGCTCAACCTCACGATGAGACTGCTTGGATCCATGTTAGATCCGTTATTTCCAGCCCGGAGGCCGCCACCATCATTGGAAAGGGCGGCGAGAATGTTTCCAAGATCAGAGAAATGTCCAACGCCA includes the following:
- the pcn gene encoding proliferating cell nuclear antigen: MLEARLEQASILKKVVDAIKDLVQDCNFDCNDSGIALQAMDNSHVALVSMMLKTETFSPFRCDRNIALGVNLTSLTKVLRAAQNEDILTLKAEDAPDVLNLVFESSENDRISEYDLKLMDIDQEHLGIPDTEYAATISMPSSEFKRITTDLMAMSESVNIEASKDGVKFSCQGDIGNGSITLRQHTNVDKPSENIEIELSEPVSLTFSLKYLVNFCKASALSSTVKICLSNEVPLLVEYNISASSYLRFYLAPKIGDEE
- a CDS encoding deoxyuridine 5'-triphosphate nucleotidohydrolase, which codes for MFVARRLLLSRSTSASLSIVSQTTTTFEHFFATITPMTTGTTEPTTSSPPAKRIKTSADSSSQTTTAATTTAATMTADTQTPVTKVDQAPPLLIKKLSDKARLPTRGSAFAAGYDIYASKETTIPARGKGLVETDISMAVPAGTYGRIAPRSGLAAKNFIDVGAGVIDADYRGQVKVLLFNHSDVDFVVNEGDRVAQLVLERIYTPEVVEVEQLEESVRGAGGFGSTGVGSGVGEQMKN
- a CDS encoding pyridoxine kinase, which produces MSDGEPPVPDTRVLAVASHVVSGYVGNKIAVFSMQSLGCDVAALNTVQFSNHTGYRQFTGTRVSASEITDLYRGLKQSYLDDFDMMLSGYVPGAPALEAVGEIAKELKEKAQARGKPGSFFWVLDPVMGDNGSLYVAQDVVPVYKGLVQYADLILPNQFEAELLSEVKIVDMPSLTRAISVLHERYAIPHIIITSVSLPDAATTVSSTMPNSVPGSSAPTPTPQEEGQGQSQPPRTKTLSVVGSTMTSARQPRAFQISFPAIDCYFSGTGDMFSALMLVRMREAVYNTEGDLTERESWLSDDSVDALDLPLAKAAEKVLASMHEVLTKTAEGMKGRVQRAKGFVDEQLQREKAMTDGVNGCGHANGNGTTDQDGHVDKKPRLDSTQTTTTTTTTNGNSDGGEDEEKTEERIKEEEERRRRKQVEEAEKEEEVQARKRLHLMKSKAAELRLVRHLDSLRHPKVEFRARRIECS